The following proteins are co-located in the Streptomyces asiaticus genome:
- a CDS encoding ArsR/SmtB family transcription factor — MISFVLDVEDLADTRFAVSPLNETVFSLRVLHDPSLSAVHLPWRRAVLGGLGALDTDLLMSLVARRRTLPDFLTPRPATFAPAFEDELAVVRQTPTDLVRRDLLATHAPDPLPPALRAAATADDASVAGLRDTICALLRQYWEIAVEPMWPRMRLVVEADMTYRSRQLAMGGARLLFADMHPHLRWHNGVLHIAKMISRHRVVASGRGLLLLPSVFAHKPAPPVSPEEPPSLVYPSRGVATLWASEPAHDASALVSLIGAPRARLLGLLEEPLPTVELARRLRVTPSAVSQHLRVLYATGLVTRARNGRQVLYRRSPLGDQLAAAPRE, encoded by the coding sequence ATGATCAGCTTTGTGCTCGATGTCGAGGACCTGGCGGACACGCGGTTCGCCGTATCGCCCTTGAACGAGACGGTCTTCAGCCTGCGGGTGCTGCACGATCCGAGCCTGTCCGCCGTGCATCTGCCGTGGCGCAGAGCCGTGCTGGGCGGACTCGGCGCCCTGGACACCGACCTGCTGATGTCCTTGGTGGCACGGCGACGTACCCTGCCGGACTTCCTGACTCCACGGCCCGCGACCTTCGCCCCGGCCTTCGAGGACGAACTCGCCGTCGTCCGTCAGACCCCCACCGACCTGGTACGCCGCGATCTGCTGGCCACACACGCGCCGGACCCGCTGCCCCCGGCGCTGCGCGCCGCCGCCACTGCCGACGACGCGTCCGTCGCCGGACTCCGCGACACCATCTGCGCCCTCCTGCGCCAGTACTGGGAGATCGCCGTCGAGCCGATGTGGCCGCGGATGCGGCTCGTCGTGGAGGCGGACATGACCTACCGCTCACGCCAACTGGCCATGGGGGGAGCCCGGTTGCTCTTCGCCGATATGCATCCCCATCTGCGCTGGCACAACGGGGTGCTGCACATCGCCAAGATGATCAGCCGGCACCGCGTCGTGGCATCCGGCCGAGGACTGCTCCTCCTGCCCTCCGTCTTCGCGCACAAGCCCGCGCCCCCGGTGAGCCCGGAGGAACCTCCGTCGCTGGTCTACCCCAGCCGTGGCGTGGCGACGCTGTGGGCCTCGGAGCCCGCCCATGACGCGTCCGCGCTCGTGTCGCTCATCGGCGCGCCCCGGGCGAGGCTCCTCGGCCTCCTCGAGGAGCCTCTGCCCACCGTTGAGCTCGCCCGCCGCCTGAGGGTGACTCCGAGCGCCGTGTCCCAGCACCTTCGCGTCCTGTACGCCACCGGTCTGGTCACCCGGGCGCGCAATGGACGGCAGGTGCTGTACCGGCGAAGTCCCCTCGGCGACCAACTCGCCGCCGCCCCGCGTGAGTGA
- a CDS encoding cytochrome P450, which translates to MSLLPPGSRQPALLQTMRMRDPVHYFASLRRRYGPVFRMKLIGFPPQVVVSTAELAAQIYSTDGDGNRAGALRAGYVPWLGDYSLFTNDGEPWWRHRKLLSPALHGRSIASYPDLIAEIAAQDIRTWPLGRPFALQEHMQAITLEITLRLVFGIRDVTQLARLRALLLTLSKASGSPLLFLMPARLRAWAEKSPLAMRVPVLPTTRTMKASAAVDEILFAEIARRRDEEDGGATDVLGRLLKARDDQGRSMSDQEIRDELLTLLEAGLETTATGLSWAFERLMRSPEILRRLQEELERGEDDSYLEAVVKEVLRLRPVITGSGRLLDKPLRLDGYEIPAGWVAIPMFSLIHQDSEAYPDPEEFRPERFLGESAQAAQKSFLPFGGGRRYCVGAQLAMMEMKVIIREVLRRVELTAADPAPEAQRMWHVTLVPGKHAVAVAREQPLNRAPLSEAPRCPVRPAPSE; encoded by the coding sequence ATGTCCCTCCTTCCTCCCGGCTCCCGGCAGCCCGCCCTTCTGCAGACCATGCGCATGCGCGACCCGGTCCACTACTTCGCGTCACTCCGGCGGCGCTACGGTCCGGTGTTCCGTATGAAGCTGATCGGCTTCCCGCCCCAGGTGGTGGTGTCCACCGCGGAACTCGCCGCGCAGATCTACAGCACGGACGGCGACGGCAACCGGGCCGGGGCGCTGCGCGCGGGATACGTGCCGTGGCTCGGCGACTATTCGCTGTTCACGAACGACGGCGAGCCGTGGTGGCGGCACCGCAAGCTGCTCAGCCCGGCCCTGCACGGCCGGTCCATCGCGAGCTACCCGGACCTCATCGCCGAGATCGCCGCGCAGGACATCCGGACATGGCCGCTCGGCAGGCCGTTCGCGCTCCAGGAGCATATGCAGGCCATCACGCTGGAGATCACCCTGCGGCTGGTCTTCGGGATCCGCGACGTCACGCAGCTGGCCCGGCTGCGGGCGTTGCTCCTCACCCTGTCCAAGGCCAGTGGCTCCCCGCTGCTGTTCCTGATGCCCGCACGGCTGCGGGCGTGGGCGGAGAAGTCACCGCTGGCGATGCGCGTACCGGTCCTGCCGACGACCCGCACCATGAAGGCCAGCGCGGCGGTGGACGAGATCCTCTTCGCCGAGATCGCCCGGCGCAGGGACGAGGAGGACGGCGGCGCCACCGATGTGCTGGGGCGGCTGCTGAAGGCGCGGGACGACCAGGGCCGCTCGATGAGCGACCAGGAGATCCGCGATGAGCTGCTCACCCTGCTGGAGGCCGGGCTCGAGACCACGGCGACCGGCCTCTCCTGGGCCTTCGAACGGCTGATGCGCTCCCCGGAGATACTGCGGCGGCTTCAGGAGGAGTTGGAGCGGGGCGAGGACGACAGCTACCTCGAAGCGGTCGTCAAGGAGGTGCTGCGGCTGCGCCCGGTGATCACCGGCTCGGGACGGCTGCTGGACAAGCCGCTGCGGCTGGACGGATACGAGATTCCGGCCGGATGGGTGGCCATCCCCATGTTCTCGCTCATCCACCAGGACAGCGAGGCGTATCCGGACCCCGAGGAGTTCCGGCCGGAGCGGTTCCTCGGCGAGAGCGCCCAGGCGGCACAGAAGTCGTTCCTGCCGTTCGGCGGCGGCCGACGCTACTGTGTCGGCGCGCAACTCGCCATGATGGAGATGAAGGTGATCATTCGGGAGGTGCTGCGGAGGGTGGAACTGACCGCCGCCGACCCCGCGCCGGAGGCCCAGCGCATGTGGCACGTCACCCTGGTCCCGGGAAAGCACGCCGTCGCCGTGGCCCGCGAACAGCCCCTGAACCGTGCGCCGTTGAGCGAAGCGCCGAGGTGCCCGGTGCGTCCGGCCCCATCCGAATAG
- a CDS encoding MFS transporter codes for MSRRMVLLLAITCAVAVGNIYFPQAIGPLVADGLHVSAGSAAMVVTATQVGYTAGIVLLVPLGDRIPHRTFLVVLLGLTGLALLAAGCAPALPPLVAASALVGLTTVAAQIVGPLAAGLVAADRRGAVIGTLLSGSTGGMLLARTFSGSLGEWLGWRAPYLVAAVLALLLATVLAFAVPATTPASRQSYPALLAEPLRLLRTEPELRRSCWYQATVFAGFSAVWTCLALLLTGPAYGLGAQAVGALALVGGATMLCTPLAGRMVDRRGPDPVNLVCLLGVLLSAAILALGALGGTPGLAALTIGTLLLDVAMQSGMVANQARVYALRPDARARLNTAYMTCAYLGGSAGSWLGVRAWGRTGWWGVCALVALLTVLALVRHPPALRRPRRWLSVPAQAPCRDTAPTPPDPPLAAR; via the coding sequence ATGAGCCGCCGCATGGTCCTGCTCCTCGCCATCACCTGCGCGGTGGCGGTGGGCAACATCTACTTCCCGCAGGCCATCGGCCCGCTGGTGGCCGACGGGCTGCACGTGTCCGCCGGCTCGGCCGCCATGGTGGTGACCGCCACCCAGGTCGGCTACACGGCCGGAATCGTCCTGCTGGTGCCGCTCGGCGACCGGATTCCGCACCGTACGTTCCTCGTCGTCCTGCTCGGACTCACCGGCCTGGCGCTGCTCGCCGCGGGTTGCGCACCGGCCCTGCCGCCCCTCGTCGCCGCCAGCGCTCTCGTCGGCCTGACCACCGTGGCGGCGCAGATCGTCGGCCCGCTGGCGGCCGGTCTCGTGGCCGCCGACCGCCGCGGAGCGGTGATCGGCACCTTGTTGAGCGGGTCGACCGGCGGCATGCTGCTGGCCCGCACCTTCAGCGGCTCCCTCGGCGAGTGGCTGGGCTGGCGGGCCCCGTATCTCGTGGCCGCGGTCCTGGCCCTGCTGCTCGCCACCGTCCTGGCGTTCGCGGTACCCGCCACGACCCCGGCCTCGCGACAGTCCTACCCCGCGCTCCTGGCCGAACCGCTGCGCCTGCTGCGCACCGAGCCGGAGCTGCGCCGCTCCTGCTGGTACCAGGCGACCGTCTTCGCCGGATTCTCGGCCGTCTGGACCTGCCTGGCACTCCTCCTCACCGGTCCCGCCTACGGGCTCGGCGCCCAGGCGGTCGGCGCGCTCGCCCTGGTCGGCGGGGCGACCATGCTGTGCACCCCGCTCGCCGGGCGCATGGTGGACCGCCGAGGGCCCGATCCGGTGAACCTCGTCTGCCTGCTCGGGGTGCTCCTCTCGGCCGCGATCCTCGCCCTGGGGGCCCTGGGCGGGACGCCGGGCCTGGCCGCCCTGACGATCGGCACGCTGCTGCTGGACGTGGCGATGCAGTCCGGCATGGTGGCCAACCAGGCCCGCGTCTACGCCCTGCGCCCGGACGCCCGCGCCAGGCTCAACACCGCCTATATGACCTGCGCCTATCTGGGCGGCAGCGCGGGTTCCTGGCTCGGGGTGCGCGCCTGGGGCCGGACCGGCTGGTGGGGTGTGTGCGCACTCGTCGCGCTCCTCACCGTCCTCGCCCTGGTCCGCCACCCGCCGGCCCTGCGCCGGCCTCGGCGGTGGCTGTCGGTTCCGGCTCAGGCGCCATGCCGTGACACGGCCCCTACGCCCCCGGACCCTCCCCTCGCAGCGCGGTGA